One genomic segment of Petrotoga sp. 9PWA.NaAc.5.4 includes these proteins:
- a CDS encoding glycine--tRNA ligase subunit alpha has product MYIQDVIITLEKFWADQGCVIDQPYDLEMGAGTYSPSTFFRSLGNTPWKVAYAQPCRRPTDGRYGENPNRMQRFYQYQVILKPSPEDVQEIYLNSLNSLGLSPKDHDIRFVEDNWESPTLGAWGVGWEVWLDGMEITQFTYFQQMGGITLQFIPVELTYGVERIAMYLQGLDNVYETKWNKNVKYKEIYKENERQFSIYNFEEADVDMLHSLYEMYKKEFKRLIVKDLYLPAYDYLAKSAHVFNLLDARNAISTNERQKYILEIRNMAKNCAELYQRSLKLEVINVE; this is encoded by the coding sequence TTGTATATTCAAGATGTGATAATAACATTAGAAAAATTTTGGGCTGATCAGGGTTGTGTAATAGATCAGCCCTATGATTTAGAAATGGGGGCTGGAACTTACAGCCCTTCTACTTTTTTTCGTTCTTTAGGAAATACCCCATGGAAAGTGGCATATGCTCAGCCATGCCGTAGACCTACCGATGGGAGGTATGGAGAAAATCCTAATAGAATGCAAAGATTTTATCAGTATCAAGTAATTTTGAAACCATCACCAGAGGATGTTCAAGAAATATATTTAAATTCTTTAAATTCATTAGGTCTTAGTCCAAAAGATCATGATATAAGGTTTGTTGAGGACAATTGGGAATCTCCGACGCTTGGTGCGTGGGGAGTCGGTTGGGAGGTTTGGCTTGATGGTATGGAAATAACCCAATTTACTTATTTTCAGCAAATGGGAGGAATTACTTTACAATTTATCCCTGTAGAACTAACTTATGGTGTAGAAAGAATAGCTATGTATCTACAAGGTCTTGACAACGTCTACGAAACAAAGTGGAACAAAAATGTTAAGTACAAAGAAATATACAAAGAAAATGAAAGGCAGTTTTCAATATATAATTTTGAAGAGGCTGATGTTGATATGCTTCATTCTCTCTATGAAATGTACAAAAAAGAGTTTAAAAGATTAATCGTTAAAGATTTATATTTACCTGCTTACGATTATTTAGCTAAATCGGCGCATGTTTTTAACTTGTTAGATGCAAGAAATGCTATTAGCACAAATGAAAGACAGAAATATATTTTGGAAATAAGAAATATGGCAAAA